In Synechococcus sp. CC9616, the following are encoded in one genomic region:
- a CDS encoding TatD family hydrolase — protein MTSTPTLIDSHCHIVFRSFDDDLDDVAARWREAGVTALLHACVEPSEIPAIRALADRFPELRYSVGVHPLDTEHWQADTQALLRRSALDDERVVAIGELGLDLFRQNNLEEQLQVLRPQLDLAVELDLPVIIHCRDAAEPMLAELRSRRSQGRCPAGVMHCWGGTPEEMDGFLELGFHISFSGTVTFPKAVPTHECARRVPEDRFLVETDCPFLAPVPRRGKRNEPAFVASVAARVAELRGVDLACVAASSTANARRLFQLP, from the coding sequence GTGACGTCCACACCCACGCTGATTGACAGTCACTGTCACATCGTGTTCCGCAGCTTCGATGACGATCTCGATGATGTTGCAGCGCGCTGGCGCGAAGCGGGCGTGACTGCTCTGCTTCATGCCTGTGTAGAGCCGTCCGAGATTCCGGCGATCAGAGCTCTGGCTGATCGATTTCCAGAGCTGCGCTACTCCGTCGGGGTTCACCCGCTGGACACAGAGCACTGGCAGGCGGATACGCAGGCATTGCTAAGGCGCTCGGCCCTGGACGATGAACGCGTGGTCGCCATCGGTGAACTGGGACTCGATTTATTTCGGCAAAACAATCTGGAGGAACAGCTCCAGGTTCTGCGCCCGCAGTTGGATCTGGCTGTTGAACTTGATCTGCCGGTGATCATTCATTGCCGTGATGCGGCCGAACCGATGTTGGCCGAGCTGCGTTCACGCCGTTCACAAGGGCGTTGTCCAGCCGGCGTGATGCATTGCTGGGGCGGAACCCCTGAAGAAATGGATGGATTCCTCGAGCTCGGTTTTCACATCAGCTTCAGCGGCACGGTCACCTTCCCCAAGGCAGTTCCAACCCACGAGTGTGCCCGCCGTGTCCCCGAAGATCGCTTCCTCGTGGAAACCGATTGCCCATTTCTCGCCCCCGTTCCACGTCGTGGAAAGCGTAATGAGCCGGCGTTTGTGGCATCCGTGGCCGCTCGAGTGGCTGAGCTTCGCGGTGTTGATCTCGCTTGCGTGGCCGCCAGCAGCACCGCCAATGCTCGGCGCCTGTTCCAACTTCCGTAA
- the rpoB gene encoding DNA-directed RNA polymerase subunit beta → MSSSAIQVAKTATYLPDLVEVQRASFKWFLDKGLIEELESFSPITDYTGKLELHFIGSEYRLKRPRHDVEEAKRRDATFASQMYVTCRLVNKETGEIKEQEVFIGELPLMTERGTFIINGAERVIVNQIVRSPGVYFKDEQDKNGRRTYNASVIPNRGAWLKFETDKNSLLHVRVDKTRKINAHVLMRAMGLSDNDVVDKLRHPEFYKKSIDAANDEGISSEDQALLELYKKLRPGEPPSVSGGQQLLQTRFFDPKRYDLGRVGRYKINKKLRLTIPDTVRTLTHEDVLSTLDYLINLELDVGGASLDDIDHLGNRRVRSVGELLQNQVRVGLNRLERIIKERMTVGETDSLTPAQLVNPKPLVAAIKEFFGSSQLSQFMDQTNPLAELTHKRRISALGPGGLTRERAGFAVRDIHPSHYGRLCPIETPEGPNAGLINSLATHARVNEYGFIETPFWKVEGGVVQRQGDPIYLSADREDEVRVAPGDVATDDDGRIKADLIPVRYRQDFEKVPPEQVDYVALSPVQVISVAASLIPFLEHDDANRALMGSNMQRQAVPLLRPERALVGTGLETQVARDSGMVPISRVNGTVTFVDATAIVVNDEDGNDHTHFLQKYQRSNQDTCLNHRPIVRCGDPVIVGQVLADGSACEGGEIALGQNVLIAYMPWEGYNFEDALLVSERLVTDDLYTSVHIEKYEIEARQTKLGPEEITREIPNVAEESLGNLDEMGIIRVGAFVESGDILVGKVTPKGESDQPPEEKLLRAIFGEKARDVRDNSLRVPGTERGRVVDVRIYTREQGDELPPGANMVVRVYVAQRRKIQVGDKMAGRHGNKGIISRILPREDMPYLPDGTPVDICLNPLGVPSRMNVGQVFELLMGWAASNLDSRVRIVPFDEMYGAEMSQKTCEAFLKEAAKQPGKDWVYNSDDPGKLVLHDGRTGQPFDQPVAVGYAHFLKLVHLVDDKIHARSTGPYSLVTQQPLGGKAQQGGQRLGEMEVWALEAYGAAYTLQELLTVKSDDMQGRNEALNAIVKGKPIPRPGTPESFKVLMRELQSLGLDIAVYTDEGKEVDLMQDVNPRRSTPSRPTYESLGVADYDED, encoded by the coding sequence ATGAGCAGCAGCGCGATTCAGGTCGCCAAGACCGCCACCTACCTCCCAGATCTGGTGGAGGTGCAGCGGGCCAGTTTTAAGTGGTTTCTGGATAAGGGTTTGATCGAGGAGCTTGAGAGCTTCTCTCCGATCACCGATTACACCGGCAAATTAGAGCTGCATTTCATCGGTAGCGAGTACCGACTGAAGCGTCCTCGCCATGACGTGGAAGAGGCCAAGCGTCGCGATGCCACGTTTGCATCTCAGATGTATGTGACCTGCCGTCTCGTCAACAAAGAGACTGGCGAGATCAAGGAGCAGGAGGTCTTCATCGGCGAACTCCCGCTGATGACTGAGCGCGGCACCTTCATTATCAACGGTGCTGAGCGCGTGATTGTTAATCAGATCGTTCGCAGCCCAGGCGTTTACTTCAAGGACGAACAGGATAAGAACGGACGTCGCACATACAACGCCAGCGTCATCCCGAACCGAGGCGCCTGGTTGAAGTTTGAGACTGATAAAAACTCACTGCTCCACGTTCGCGTCGACAAGACCCGCAAGATCAATGCCCACGTGTTGATGCGGGCCATGGGCCTGTCGGATAACGACGTGGTCGACAAGCTGCGCCACCCGGAGTTCTACAAAAAGTCGATTGATGCTGCCAACGACGAAGGCATCAGCTCTGAAGACCAGGCATTGCTGGAGCTTTACAAGAAGCTCAGGCCGGGTGAGCCCCCCTCGGTCAGCGGCGGCCAACAGCTGCTGCAAACCCGTTTCTTTGATCCCAAGCGGTATGACCTTGGCCGGGTTGGTCGCTACAAGATCAACAAGAAATTACGTCTCACGATTCCCGACACGGTGCGCACCCTCACCCATGAGGATGTGCTGTCCACCCTTGATTACCTGATCAATCTGGAGCTTGATGTCGGCGGCGCCAGTCTTGATGACATCGACCACCTCGGTAACCGTCGTGTGCGTTCGGTGGGTGAATTGCTTCAGAACCAGGTTCGCGTTGGTCTGAACCGTCTTGAGCGAATCATCAAGGAGCGGATGACCGTTGGTGAGACCGATTCACTCACCCCTGCACAGCTGGTCAACCCCAAGCCCCTGGTGGCGGCGATCAAGGAGTTCTTTGGCTCCAGTCAGCTGAGCCAGTTCATGGATCAGACCAACCCCCTGGCTGAGCTCACCCACAAACGCCGAATCTCAGCTCTGGGACCAGGGGGTCTCACCCGGGAACGAGCCGGTTTTGCTGTCCGCGATATTCATCCGTCCCATTACGGACGTCTTTGCCCGATTGAAACGCCTGAAGGCCCCAATGCCGGTCTGATCAATTCGCTCGCGACACACGCGAGGGTGAATGAGTACGGCTTTATCGAGACCCCCTTCTGGAAAGTCGAGGGCGGCGTTGTTCAGCGGCAGGGTGATCCCATTTACCTCTCCGCCGATCGTGAGGACGAGGTGCGGGTTGCTCCTGGTGATGTGGCGACGGATGACGACGGCCGGATCAAGGCCGATCTGATTCCAGTCCGTTACAGGCAGGATTTTGAAAAGGTGCCCCCAGAGCAGGTCGACTACGTCGCCCTGTCTCCGGTGCAGGTGATTTCAGTGGCCGCCTCACTGATCCCCTTCCTGGAGCACGACGATGCCAACCGCGCTCTGATGGGTTCAAACATGCAGCGGCAAGCCGTGCCTCTGCTGCGACCGGAACGGGCCCTGGTGGGGACAGGTCTGGAGACTCAGGTTGCTCGCGACTCCGGCATGGTGCCGATCTCCCGTGTGAATGGCACGGTCACGTTTGTGGATGCCACGGCCATCGTCGTTAACGACGAGGACGGAAACGACCACACCCATTTTCTGCAGAAATATCAGCGCTCCAACCAGGACACCTGTCTGAATCACCGCCCGATCGTGCGTTGCGGTGATCCGGTCATCGTCGGGCAGGTCCTGGCGGATGGTTCCGCCTGTGAGGGGGGTGAGATCGCTCTCGGTCAGAACGTTCTGATCGCCTACATGCCCTGGGAGGGATACAACTTCGAGGATGCCCTGCTGGTGAGCGAGCGTCTGGTCACAGACGACCTCTACACCTCGGTGCACATCGAGAAATACGAGATCGAAGCGCGTCAAACCAAGCTTGGGCCGGAGGAAATCACGCGTGAAATCCCCAACGTCGCTGAGGAGAGCCTTGGCAACCTCGACGAGATGGGCATCATCCGCGTCGGTGCCTTCGTGGAGAGTGGCGACATTCTTGTAGGCAAGGTGACGCCGAAGGGCGAATCCGATCAGCCCCCTGAGGAAAAGTTGCTCCGTGCGATCTTCGGCGAGAAGGCCCGCGACGTTCGCGACAACTCACTGAGGGTGCCCGGCACCGAGCGAGGCCGTGTGGTGGATGTGCGGATTTACACCCGTGAGCAGGGTGACGAGTTGCCCCCTGGCGCCAACATGGTGGTTCGGGTTTATGTCGCCCAGCGCCGCAAGATCCAGGTCGGCGACAAAATGGCCGGCCGCCATGGCAACAAGGGCATCATCAGCCGCATCCTTCCCCGGGAGGACATGCCTTACCTGCCTGATGGCACTCCGGTTGATATCTGCCTCAACCCCCTTGGCGTGCCGAGCCGCATGAACGTGGGTCAGGTCTTTGAGCTGCTGATGGGATGGGCTGCCTCCAACCTGGATTCCCGGGTTCGGATCGTGCCCTTTGACGAGATGTACGGCGCCGAGATGTCGCAGAAAACTTGTGAGGCGTTCCTCAAGGAAGCTGCCAAGCAGCCTGGCAAGGACTGGGTTTACAACTCGGATGATCCGGGCAAGCTCGTTCTGCATGACGGCCGCACGGGCCAGCCCTTCGATCAGCCTGTTGCAGTGGGCTACGCCCATTTCCTCAAGCTTGTGCACCTTGTTGACGACAAGATCCATGCACGCTCCACCGGCCCTTACTCCCTGGTGACGCAGCAGCCGCTGGGCGGCAAGGCCCAGCAAGGTGGTCAGCGTCTTGGAGAAATGGAGGTGTGGGCTCTGGAGGCCTACGGCGCGGCCTACACCCTGCAGGAACTGCTCACGGTCAAGTCCGACGACATGCAGGGCCGCAACGAGGCACTCAACGCCATCGTCAAAGGCAAACCAATCCCCCGCCCTGGCACGCCGGAATCTTTCAAGGTGCTGATGCGCGAATTGCAGTCCCTGGGACTGGACATCGCGGTCTACACCGATGAAGGCAAGGAGGTGGATCTGATGCAGGACGTGAACCCACGTCGCAGCACCCCCAGCCGCCCCACCTACGAATCCCTCGGCGTTGCGGATTACGACGAGGACTGA
- a CDS encoding DNA-directed RNA polymerase subunit beta': MTSTSKSRKSSKAKKAAAAAAAEKASRQLAQTPPPFRNRVVDKKGLKQLVAWAYKNHGTAVTASMADKLKDLGFRYATQAAVSISVNDLQVPEAKKALLGEAEEQITATEERYRLGEITEVERHTKVIDTWTETNERLVDAVKKNFNQNAPLNSVWMMANSGARGNMSQVRQLVGMRGLMANPQGEIIDLPIRTNFREGLTVTEYVISSYGARKGLVDTALRTADSGYLTRRLVDVAQDVIVREDDCGTMRHINVEAEDGRFGSRLVGRLTASQVLGSEGDVLAERDTEIDPPLSDRFEKAGVTSVSVRSPLTCEANRSVCRKCYGWALAHNELVDLGEAVGIIAAQSIGEPGTQLTMRTFHTGGVSTAETGVVRSTIAGTVEFNSKARIRPYRTPHGVEAQQAEVDFTLSIKPSGKGRAQKIEVSNGSLLFVSNGQEIESDVTVAQIAAGAVKKSVEKATKDVICDLAGQVRYEEKIQPREVTDRQGNITVKAQRLGRLWVLAGDVYNLPPNAQPVVEGQTSVHEGQVLAEASQRSEFGGEVRLRDSIGDSREVQIVTTAMTLKDFKLLEESTHSGEIWNLEAKDGTRYRLNTIPGSKIGSGEVIAELADDRFRTNTGGLVKFAPGLAIKKARSAKNGYEVSKGGTLLWIPQETHEINKDISLLMIEDGQWIEAGTEVVKDIFSQTAGIVSVTQKNDILREIIVRGGDFHLSSDSKALERFQGDGQMVNPGEEIAKGLSNDTMKFIQTVETPEGTGLLLRPVEEYTIPNEAQLPELSHVKQANGPHLGIKATQRLAFKDGELIKSVEGVELLKTQLLLETFDTTPQMTVDVEKAPDRRAKTISRLRLVILESILVRRDTMSDSSHGSTHTELQVEDGISVKAGDVVATTQILCKQEGVAQLPDPPEGEPVRRLIVERPEDTTTLQTSGAPVVTVGQRIVDGELLAEGEPSGCCGEVEQVDGKSVTMRLGRPYMVSPDSVLHVRDGDLVQRGDGLALLVFERQKTGDIVQGLPRIEELLEARRPRESAILCKKPGTVEIKQDDENESLTVTVIESDDAIGEYPILLGRNVMVSDGQQVHAGELMTDGPINPHELLECFFEDLRSRKPLMDAAQEAIANLQHRLVTEVQNVYKSQGVSIDDKHIEVIVRQMTSKVRVEDAGDTTLLPGELIELRQVEDTNQAMSITGGAPAEFTPVLLGITKASLNTDSFISAASFQETTRVLTEAAIEGKSDWLRGLKENVIIGRLIPAGTGFSGFEEELQKEAGPHPDILAEEATGYRRMQNLRPDYTVEMPSASSASAVLDDPSDADLEATRTRHNIEASSSNFAAFTRPEADNELAEEQVVDAEAVEGLQEEGLLSDE; this comes from the coding sequence ATGACCTCCACCTCCAAATCCCGTAAATCCTCAAAGGCCAAGAAGGCCGCAGCTGCTGCTGCGGCTGAGAAAGCGTCCCGCCAGTTGGCTCAGACGCCCCCGCCGTTCCGCAATCGCGTTGTTGACAAAAAGGGGCTGAAGCAGCTGGTGGCCTGGGCTTACAAAAACCACGGCACAGCCGTGACCGCGTCGATGGCCGACAAGCTCAAGGATCTCGGCTTCCGTTACGCCACCCAAGCCGCTGTCTCGATTTCGGTGAATGATCTTCAGGTCCCTGAGGCCAAGAAGGCGCTTCTGGGAGAAGCGGAGGAACAGATCACGGCTACAGAGGAGCGTTACAGGCTCGGTGAAATCACGGAGGTGGAGAGGCACACCAAGGTGATCGACACCTGGACGGAGACCAACGAGCGACTGGTGGATGCGGTCAAGAAGAACTTCAACCAGAACGCGCCGCTGAACTCGGTCTGGATGATGGCCAACTCCGGTGCCCGCGGAAATATGTCGCAGGTGCGCCAGCTGGTTGGTATGCGCGGCCTGATGGCCAACCCGCAGGGCGAGATCATCGACCTTCCGATCCGTACCAATTTCCGTGAGGGTCTCACGGTCACTGAGTACGTCATTTCCTCCTACGGCGCCCGTAAGGGTCTGGTGGACACTGCACTGCGCACCGCTGACTCCGGCTACCTGACCAGGCGACTGGTGGACGTGGCTCAGGACGTGATCGTCCGCGAGGACGACTGCGGCACCATGCGCCATATCAATGTTGAAGCCGAGGACGGCAGGTTCGGCAGCCGCCTGGTTGGTCGTTTGACGGCATCCCAGGTGCTTGGTTCCGAAGGTGACGTGCTGGCGGAGCGGGATACCGAGATCGACCCTCCTCTCTCCGACCGGTTCGAAAAAGCTGGCGTCACCAGCGTCAGTGTGCGATCTCCGCTGACCTGCGAAGCCAACCGTTCGGTTTGTCGCAAGTGCTATGGCTGGGCCCTTGCTCACAACGAGCTGGTGGATCTTGGTGAGGCGGTGGGCATCATCGCGGCGCAGTCCATCGGTGAACCCGGCACCCAGCTCACGATGCGCACCTTCCACACCGGAGGCGTGTCGACTGCGGAAACGGGTGTTGTTCGCTCGACGATCGCAGGAACCGTCGAATTCAACTCCAAAGCAAGGATTCGTCCCTACCGGACACCGCACGGCGTGGAGGCACAGCAGGCAGAGGTTGATTTCACCCTCTCGATCAAACCCTCCGGAAAAGGACGCGCCCAGAAGATTGAAGTGAGCAATGGTTCGCTTCTCTTCGTCAGCAATGGCCAGGAGATCGAGTCCGATGTCACCGTTGCTCAGATCGCTGCAGGCGCAGTGAAGAAGAGCGTGGAGAAGGCCACCAAGGACGTGATCTGCGACCTCGCTGGACAGGTGCGTTACGAGGAGAAGATCCAGCCCCGGGAAGTCACGGACCGTCAGGGCAACATCACCGTCAAGGCCCAGCGCTTGGGACGCCTTTGGGTGCTGGCGGGTGATGTCTACAACCTGCCACCCAACGCTCAGCCTGTTGTTGAAGGACAGACCTCCGTTCATGAGGGCCAGGTGCTGGCTGAAGCCAGCCAGCGCAGTGAGTTCGGTGGAGAAGTAAGGCTTAGGGATTCCATCGGTGATTCCCGTGAGGTGCAGATCGTCACCACGGCGATGACCCTCAAGGATTTCAAGTTGCTTGAGGAATCCACCCACTCCGGTGAGATCTGGAATCTGGAGGCCAAAGACGGCACCCGCTACCGCCTCAACACCATCCCCGGCAGCAAGATTGGTTCAGGGGAAGTGATTGCTGAACTGGCTGACGATCGGTTCCGCACGAACACCGGTGGCCTGGTCAAGTTCGCGCCCGGTTTGGCCATCAAGAAAGCCCGTTCAGCCAAGAACGGCTACGAGGTCAGCAAAGGCGGCACCCTGCTCTGGATTCCTCAGGAGACCCACGAGATCAACAAGGACATCTCCTTGTTGATGATTGAGGACGGTCAGTGGATCGAAGCCGGTACCGAGGTGGTGAAGGACATCTTCAGCCAGACCGCAGGCATCGTCTCCGTCACCCAGAAGAACGACATCCTGCGCGAAATCATCGTGCGTGGTGGTGATTTCCATCTTTCCAGCGACAGCAAAGCGTTGGAGCGTTTCCAGGGCGATGGCCAGATGGTCAATCCCGGCGAGGAGATCGCCAAGGGGTTGAGCAACGACACCATGAAGTTCATTCAGACGGTTGAAACCCCTGAGGGAACAGGCCTTCTGCTGCGTCCTGTCGAGGAATACACGATTCCCAATGAGGCCCAGTTGCCTGAGCTGTCCCATGTGAAGCAGGCGAATGGCCCCCATCTCGGCATCAAGGCCACCCAGCGTCTCGCCTTTAAGGACGGGGAGCTGATCAAGTCTGTTGAAGGTGTGGAACTGCTGAAGACGCAGCTCCTGCTCGAAACCTTCGACACAACACCGCAGATGACGGTGGATGTTGAAAAAGCTCCGGACAGGAGAGCGAAGACGATCTCCCGCCTGCGGCTCGTCATCCTCGAGTCGATCCTCGTCCGTCGGGACACCATGTCCGACTCCAGTCATGGCTCCACCCACACGGAGCTGCAGGTTGAGGACGGCATTTCCGTGAAAGCCGGTGATGTGGTCGCCACCACCCAGATTCTGTGCAAGCAGGAGGGCGTGGCTCAGCTGCCCGATCCTCCGGAAGGAGAACCGGTCCGACGCCTCATCGTGGAGCGTCCTGAAGACACCACCACGCTCCAGACGTCAGGCGCTCCAGTGGTCACCGTGGGGCAACGCATCGTCGATGGCGAACTGCTTGCCGAAGGTGAACCCTCCGGGTGTTGCGGTGAGGTGGAGCAGGTCGATGGCAAGTCCGTCACCATGCGCCTTGGACGTCCATACATGGTGTCCCCCGATTCCGTCCTGCATGTGCGTGACGGGGACCTGGTGCAAAGGGGAGATGGTTTAGCCCTGCTTGTGTTCGAACGTCAGAAAACCGGCGACATCGTCCAGGGTCTGCCAAGGATCGAGGAATTGCTCGAAGCTCGCCGCCCCCGCGAATCGGCGATTCTCTGCAAGAAGCCTGGAACGGTTGAGATCAAGCAGGACGATGAAAACGAGTCGCTCACCGTCACGGTGATCGAGTCAGACGATGCCATCGGTGAATATCCGATCCTGCTTGGACGCAACGTCATGGTCAGTGATGGCCAGCAGGTGCACGCCGGCGAACTGATGACGGATGGTCCAATCAACCCCCATGAGTTGCTGGAGTGCTTCTTTGAAGACCTGCGCAGTCGCAAGCCCCTGATGGATGCGGCTCAGGAGGCGATCGCCAACCTTCAGCACCGTCTGGTCACCGAGGTGCAGAACGTCTACAAATCCCAGGGCGTGTCGATTGACGACAAGCACATCGAAGTGATCGTGCGTCAGATGACCAGCAAGGTGCGGGTTGAGGATGCCGGCGACACCACACTTCTCCCCGGTGAGTTGATTGAGCTTCGACAGGTGGAGGACACCAACCAGGCGATGTCGATCACCGGTGGTGCACCTGCTGAGTTCACACCGGTTCTCCTCGGCATCACGAAGGCTTCGCTCAACACCGACAGCTTCATCTCCGCTGCCTCCTTCCAGGAGACCACCCGCGTGCTCACCGAGGCGGCGATCGAAGGCAAGAGCGACTGGCTGCGCGGCCTCAAGGAGAACGTGATCATCGGTCGCTTGATTCCGGCAGGAACCGGATTCAGCGGCTTTGAGGAAGAGCTCCAGAAGGAAGCCGGCCCCCATCCGGACATCCTTGCTGAGGAGGCAACCGGCTACCGCCGGATGCAGAACCTCCGTCCCGATTACACGGTGGAGATGCCTTCCGCTTCCAGCGCCAGCGCTGTGCTGGACGACCCAAGCGATGCCGACCTCGAAGCCACAAGAACGCGGCACAACATCGAGGCGTCGAGTAGTAACTTCGCCGCATTCACCCGCCCTGAAGCCGACAATGAGCTTGCCGAGGAGCAGGTGGTGGATGCCGAAGCCGTGGAGGGGCTTCAGGAGGAAGGTTTGCTTTCCGATGAGTGA
- a CDS encoding DNA-directed RNA polymerase subunit gamma, translating into MTNSNLRTENHFDYVKITLASPERVMEWGQRTLPNGQVVGEVTKPETINYRTLKPEMDGLFCEKIFGPSKDWECHCGKYKRVRHRGIVCERCGVEVTESRVRRHRMGFIKLAAPVSHVWYLKGIPSYVAILLDMPLRDVEQIVYFNCYVVLDPGDHKDLKYKQLLTEDEWLEIEDEIYAEESEIENEPVVGIGAEALKQLLEDLTLNEVAEQLREEINGSKGQKRAKLIKRLRVIDNFIATDARPEWMVLDVIPVIPPDLRPMVQLDGGRFATSDLNDLYRRVINRNNRLARLQEILAPEIIVRNEKRMLQEAVDALIDNGRRGRTVVGANNRPLKSLSDIIEGKQGRFRQNLLGKRVDYSGRSVIVVGPKLKMHQCGLPKEMAIELFQPFVIHRLIRQNIVNNIKAAKKLIQRADDEVMQVLQEVIDGHPIMLNRAPTLHRLGIQAFEPKLVDGRAIQLHPLVCPAFNADFDGDQMAVHVPLAIEAQTEARMLMLASNNILSPATGQPIVTPSQDMVLGSYYLTAIKPQLDKPEFGDRSRTFASLDDVIHAFDDQRIDLHAWVWVRFNGDVEDDDELDQPLKTEDLGDGTRTEQWTLRRDRFDEDGALISRYLLTTVGRVVMNHTIIEAVAAA; encoded by the coding sequence ATGACCAACAGCAACCTCCGCACCGAAAACCACTTCGACTACGTCAAGATCACCCTCGCTTCACCGGAGCGGGTGATGGAGTGGGGTCAGCGCACCCTGCCCAACGGCCAGGTTGTGGGTGAGGTCACCAAACCGGAGACCATCAACTACCGCACCCTCAAGCCCGAAATGGACGGGCTGTTCTGCGAGAAGATTTTTGGTCCCTCCAAGGACTGGGAGTGCCACTGCGGCAAATACAAGCGAGTGCGTCACCGTGGCATCGTCTGCGAGCGTTGCGGCGTTGAGGTCACCGAGAGCCGCGTTCGCCGTCACCGCATGGGCTTCATCAAGCTGGCGGCTCCGGTCTCCCATGTCTGGTACCTGAAAGGGATTCCGAGCTATGTGGCGATCCTGTTGGATATGCCGCTGCGGGATGTTGAGCAGATCGTTTACTTCAACTGCTATGTGGTGCTCGATCCCGGCGACCACAAAGACCTCAAGTACAAGCAGTTGCTGACTGAGGACGAATGGCTGGAAATTGAGGACGAGATCTACGCCGAGGAGTCGGAGATCGAGAACGAGCCTGTGGTGGGCATCGGTGCCGAGGCTCTCAAGCAGCTGCTCGAGGACCTCACCCTGAATGAAGTTGCCGAGCAACTCCGCGAAGAGATCAACGGCAGCAAAGGTCAGAAGCGGGCGAAGCTGATCAAGCGCCTGCGAGTGATCGACAACTTCATCGCGACCGATGCCCGTCCTGAGTGGATGGTGCTGGATGTGATCCCGGTGATCCCCCCTGACCTCCGTCCGATGGTTCAGCTCGATGGGGGCCGCTTTGCCACCAGTGATCTGAACGACCTGTATCGCCGGGTGATCAACCGCAACAACCGCCTGGCGCGGCTTCAGGAGATCCTGGCCCCCGAGATCATCGTCCGCAATGAGAAGCGGATGCTCCAGGAGGCTGTCGATGCCCTCATCGATAACGGTCGCCGTGGCCGCACCGTGGTTGGTGCCAACAACCGGCCGCTCAAGTCATTGAGCGACATCATCGAAGGAAAACAGGGCCGTTTCCGCCAGAACCTTCTCGGTAAGAGGGTCGACTACTCCGGTCGCTCCGTGATCGTTGTGGGTCCCAAGCTGAAGATGCACCAGTGCGGTCTGCCCAAGGAAATGGCGATCGAGCTGTTCCAGCCCTTTGTGATCCATCGCCTGATCCGTCAAAACATCGTCAACAACATCAAGGCGGCGAAAAAGCTGATCCAGCGTGCCGACGATGAGGTGATGCAGGTGCTGCAGGAGGTGATTGATGGTCACCCGATCATGCTCAACCGCGCTCCGACCCTTCACCGTCTCGGCATTCAGGCCTTCGAGCCGAAGCTGGTGGATGGACGGGCCATTCAGCTGCATCCCCTGGTCTGTCCAGCCTTCAACGCTGACTTCGACGGGGACCAGATGGCCGTCCACGTTCCCCTGGCGATCGAGGCTCAGACCGAGGCTCGAATGCTGATGCTTGCAAGCAACAACATCCTGTCGCCGGCCACGGGCCAGCCCATCGTGACGCCCTCCCAGGACATGGTTCTGGGCTCTTACTACCTGACCGCCATCAAGCCGCAGTTAGACAAACCGGAATTTGGAGACCGCAGTCGCACCTTCGCCAGCCTGGACGATGTGATCCACGCCTTTGATGACCAGCGAATCGATCTGCATGCCTGGGTCTGGGTTCGCTTCAACGGAGACGTCGAGGATGACGACGAGCTCGATCAGCCCCTCAAGACGGAAGACCTCGGGGATGGAACACGGACTGAGCAGTGGACCCTGCGTCGTGATCGATTCGACGAAGACGGTGCCCTGATCAGCCGTTATCTGCTCACCACCGTTGGCCGTGTGGTGATGAATCACACCATCATCGAAGCGGTGGCCGCCGCCTGA
- the rpsT gene encoding 30S ribosomal protein S20 produces the protein MANNKAAKKRIEVAERNRVRNRTYKSSLRTLMKRCFLACDAYTEKPGDAAKESLQSSMSAAFSKIDKAVKVGVLHRNNGANQKSRLSAAVRKVLEPSR, from the coding sequence GTGGCCAATAACAAAGCAGCGAAGAAGCGGATTGAGGTTGCTGAGCGCAATCGAGTGCGCAACCGCACCTATAAGTCCTCCCTTCGCACCTTGATGAAGCGTTGCTTCCTCGCTTGTGACGCCTACACCGAGAAGCCTGGAGACGCCGCCAAGGAGTCTCTTCAGAGCTCGATGAGTGCGGCCTTCAGCAAAATCGACAAGGCCGTGAAAGTGGGCGTTCTGCATCGCAACAACGGTGCCAACCAGAAGTCCAGGCTTTCGGCGGCCGTCCGTAAGGTCCTGGAACCCAGTCGTTGA